The following DNA comes from Cytophagales bacterium.
CAGAGCAGTTAAAAAAAATACTTGGTTCAATCGCAAGCAAATGAAATAAAAACTTTACTTTTTACTTTTTACTTTTTTACTTTTTACTTTTTACTTTTTACTTTTTACTTTTTACTTGATCAATGGGTAAAATCATCGCTATAGCAAACCAAAAAGGAGGAGTCGGTAAAACCACTACCGCCATCAATCTATCGGCAAGCCTCGCGGCATTGGAATATAAAACGCTGTTGGTAGATGCTGACCCCCAGGCCAATTCTACATCCGGCTTGGGACGAGAGCCCAAAAATATAAAAAAAAGCATTTATGAATGTATGCTCAATGGTTTAACAGCCAAAGAGATCATCTTGAAATCCGGTATAAATTTCCTGGAACTATTGCCTGCTCACATTGACCTGGTGGGCGCTGAATTAGAAATGATCAATCTGCCCAACAGGGAAGAAAAAATAAAAGAATCGCTAGCAGATGTCAAAGATCAGTATGATTATATTATTATCGACTGCCCGCCTTCTTTAGGGCTTATTACTGTGAATGCCCTTACTTCAGCAGATTCCGTTTTAATACCCGTGCAGTGTGAATATTTTGCATTGGAAGGTTTGGGCAAGCTGTTAAAAACTATTAAGATCATCCAGTCAAGGTTAAATACGGCCCTGGCAATTGAAGGTATCCTGCTTACTATGTATGATGTGAGGTTAAGGCTTTCAAACCAGGTAGTTGAGGAGGTGAGAAAACATTTTCAACAATTAACATTTGACACGATCATACCCAGGAATATCAGGTTGAGCGAATCACCAAGCTTTGGAATTCCTGTTTTAGCCCATGATGCTGAAAGCAAAGGAACTATCAGTTACATGAATCTGGCGCAGGAAATAATACAAAAAAATAATTAGGAAATTTAATAATCATGGCAAAAAAAGCAGCTTTAGGAAGAGGATTAGGAGCACTGCTTGAGGATTCCCTGGATACTATCCAGGAAAAAGGATTTGAAGCGGGTGCGGTGAGTAAATTATATGAATTACCACTCGATGATATAGAGAAAAATCCATATCAACCCAGATCCGAATTTAATGAGAACGCATTACAGGAATTAAGCCTTTCCATCAAAGCCCACGGTATCATCCAACCCATTACAGTCCGCCAGTTAAGTAGAAATAAATACCAGATAATTGCAGGTGAAAGAAGATTACAAGCCTCAAAAAAAGCCGGTACAAAAACCATTCCCGCTTATATCCGCACTGCTGATGACAGCCAGATGCTCCTATTGGGTCTTATTGAAAATATTCAGAGGGAGGATCTTAATGCAATAGAAATAGCTTTAAGTTACCAACGGCTTATCAGTGAGTGCGATCTGAAACAGGAAGAATTGGGTGAAAAAGTAGGTAAAGACCGCACGACTGTAACAAATTATCTAAGACTCCTCAAGCTTCCACCTGATATTCAAGCTGCATTGAGAGATAAAAAAATAAGCATGGGGCATGCAAGAGCAATTATCAATATTGAAAATATCGATAAACAATTAGAAGTTTATAAAAAGATCATAGAAGAGGATCTATCTGTAAGAAAAGTAGAGATATTGGTAAGAGAATCCAATAAGGAAAACGGCAACGGCATTAGCAGTACAAAAAAAAGTTCAACAAGCTCCCTTTCTTATGAGTTAGAGAAAATCCAATCACAGCTTGCCTCACACTTCGGAACAAAAGTTCAACTCAAATCTGATCAAAAAAATAAAGGTGAAATTAAAATCCCATTTTTGTCTGTTGATGACCTCAGCAGGATATTGAAGATTTTAGATTTGTGAACCTGATACTCGTATTAATAACTTTCTCAAAATTAATCCCGGGTATTCGGGATGAAGTTATAGGGAAGCTTACAGCAATATATTGTAAACAATCAATTTTTATGAAAATCTCAATAACTATTGCCATAACTGTCCTAATTGTTATTGTTTTTAATTCAAGTACTTATTCCAAAATTGATACTACTTATCAAAAACCCAGCATCAAAGACACCACCAAAACACATCCCGGGAAAAAAGCAGCAATAT
Coding sequences within:
- a CDS encoding ParA family protein encodes the protein MGKIIAIANQKGGVGKTTTAINLSASLAALEYKTLLVDADPQANSTSGLGREPKNIKKSIYECMLNGLTAKEIILKSGINFLELLPAHIDLVGAELEMINLPNREEKIKESLADVKDQYDYIIIDCPPSLGLITVNALTSADSVLIPVQCEYFALEGLGKLLKTIKIIQSRLNTALAIEGILLTMYDVRLRLSNQVVEEVRKHFQQLTFDTIIPRNIRLSESPSFGIPVLAHDAESKGTISYMNLAQEIIQKNN
- a CDS encoding ParB/RepB/Spo0J family partition protein gives rise to the protein MAKKAALGRGLGALLEDSLDTIQEKGFEAGAVSKLYELPLDDIEKNPYQPRSEFNENALQELSLSIKAHGIIQPITVRQLSRNKYQIIAGERRLQASKKAGTKTIPAYIRTADDSQMLLLGLIENIQREDLNAIEIALSYQRLISECDLKQEELGEKVGKDRTTVTNYLRLLKLPPDIQAALRDKKISMGHARAIINIENIDKQLEVYKKIIEEDLSVRKVEILVRESNKENGNGISSTKKSSTSSLSYELEKIQSQLASHFGTKVQLKSDQKNKGEIKIPFLSVDDLSRILKILDL